In the Salinisphaera sp. T31B1 genome, one interval contains:
- the pedF gene encoding cytochrome c-550 PedF, producing the protein MNTTHNVRASARVLFGVLSLAGSGLVFAHGNVTPQPVATDGLKPIPEGQWLTVNPYRGDRHAIEIGASAFNENCARCHGLEAISGGIAPDLRELGPEYDEYFIEHVRNGVQRNGMTYMPRFEGVLSQEAMWAIRSYIDKRYYEYNDKNLDDLYEQANASGS; encoded by the coding sequence ATGAATACAACCCATAATGTTCGGGCATCTGCCCGCGTATTGTTCGGTGTGCTGAGCCTGGCCGGATCCGGCCTTGTCTTCGCGCACGGCAACGTCACGCCGCAGCCGGTGGCCACCGATGGCCTCAAGCCGATCCCCGAGGGCCAATGGCTGACCGTCAACCCCTATCGCGGCGACCGGCATGCGATCGAGATCGGTGCCTCGGCCTTCAACGAAAACTGTGCCCGCTGTCACGGCCTGGAAGCCATCTCCGGTGGCATCGCGCCGGACCTGCGCGAGCTCGGTCCCGAGTACGACGAATACTTCATCGAGCATGTGCGCAACGGCGTGCAACGCAATGGCATGACCTACATGCCCAGGTTCGAGGGGGTGCTCAGCCAGGAGGCGATGTGGGCCATCCGTTCGTATATCGATAAGCGCTACTACGAATACAACGACAAGAATCTCGACGATCTGTACGAGCAGGCCAACGCGTCGGGCTCGTAA
- the pedF gene encoding cytochrome c-550 PedF — translation MTQFLNAAAVAMVAGLFWLSGPALAQHGGGEGDVDHSALPDIPDGQWLDSNPYRGSKKAMEIGKAAYDGNCARCHGIDMISGGIAPDLRELGPEYDEYFLGHIRNGVQRNGMTYMPAFEGVLDQKTMWAIRSYIDQRHYEYKDKDLDALYKQWDDKHGDDSSADQAPDDHSAKASEAGPSTASATARSVRVARSGDDMPDRLQAIQRNGSIEIAVYRAFPPWSYQPDSGAFTGIDVDIGQALAEQLGVKLNVRAFTPDETMGDDIRNQVWKGHYLGGGTADAMLHVGMAPAFQADNDQATFLAPYYDETMGFAYDAERLGEDVDSPLALAGKKVGVQLDSLGDYFLTSAYQGRLRDDVEHFDSVPDAMRALNSGEVAAVMAPVGELSGAARMLDEQRVKIRTTPLSGMYQTSWDVGVAIKAGNPELAGAIRQAMQTLRDQGKIEAIFKQYGVPYRAPTAESSATTGA, via the coding sequence ATGACCCAGTTTCTGAATGCCGCCGCCGTGGCAATGGTGGCCGGTCTGTTCTGGCTGTCCGGGCCGGCGCTGGCTCAGCACGGGGGTGGGGAAGGCGACGTCGATCACAGCGCGCTGCCGGACATCCCCGACGGACAGTGGCTGGACAGCAACCCGTACCGCGGTTCCAAGAAAGCCATGGAGATCGGCAAAGCCGCCTACGATGGCAATTGCGCCCGCTGTCACGGTATCGACATGATCTCGGGCGGGATCGCCCCGGATCTGCGCGAACTCGGACCCGAATACGATGAGTACTTTCTGGGACATATCCGCAACGGCGTGCAGCGCAACGGCATGACCTATATGCCTGCGTTCGAGGGTGTCCTCGACCAGAAGACAATGTGGGCCATCCGTTCGTATATCGACCAGCGCCATTACGAGTACAAGGACAAGGATCTCGACGCGCTCTACAAGCAGTGGGACGACAAGCACGGCGACGATTCGTCTGCTGACCAGGCGCCCGACGATCACAGCGCAAAGGCCTCCGAGGCCGGTCCGTCCACGGCGTCCGCCACAGCGCGTTCGGTGCGCGTGGCCCGCTCCGGCGACGACATGCCCGATCGTCTTCAGGCGATCCAGCGCAACGGCTCGATCGAGATCGCGGTGTACCGAGCCTTCCCTCCATGGTCATACCAGCCGGACAGCGGTGCTTTCACGGGCATCGATGTCGATATCGGTCAGGCGCTGGCCGAGCAGCTCGGCGTCAAGCTCAACGTCCGTGCCTTCACTCCCGACGAGACCATGGGCGACGATATCCGTAACCAGGTGTGGAAAGGCCATTATCTCGGCGGCGGAACCGCCGATGCCATGCTGCATGTCGGCATGGCCCCGGCGTTCCAGGCCGACAACGATCAGGCGACCTTTCTGGCGCCGTACTACGACGAGACCATGGGCTTTGCCTACGACGCAGAGCGCCTGGGCGAAGACGTCGACAGTCCGCTGGCATTGGCCGGCAAGAAGGTCGGCGTACAGCTGGACTCGCTCGGCGACTATTTTCTGACCTCGGCCTATCAGGGCCGGCTGCGTGACGATGTGGAGCATTTCGACTCCGTGCCCGATGCCATGCGGGCGCTCAACAGTGGCGAGGTCGCCGCAGTGATGGCGCCGGTGGGTGAGCTCTCCGGCGCGGCACGGATGCTCGATGAACAACGCGTCAAGATCCGCACCACGCCGCTGTCGGGCATGTACCAGACCAGCTGGGATGTGGGCGTGGCGATCAAGGCCGGCAATCCGGAGCTGGCGGGGGCGATCCGCCAGGCCATGCAGACACTGCGCGACCAGGGCAAGATCGAGGCGATCTTCAAGCAATATGGCGTGCCCTATCGCGCGCCGACCGCCGAGTCGTCGGCCACCACGGGCGCGTAG
- a CDS encoding NAD(P)/FAD-dependent oxidoreductase: MTKPVIRRVDERRRALLRGLTGATALAATGVAPIVRSAPRPQVVIAGGGFAGASCALALRRLAPSIDITLIDRQQRFVTGPFCNTVVCGLNPVERITQTHAALTAAGVQVVHAEIDGVDTTRREARLADGRRIGGDRLVIAPGIGFDWQVIEGYGPEAVDRVPHAWPGGAYQIGLLHDQLRRMPDDGQVVITVPDNPYRCPPGPYERASLIAWFASRHKPNARVLLLDAKDHFSKEPLFRIGWDARYPDRVEWRGRRDGARVVAVDVDARRVTTAGGDEVAADVLNIIPPQRAGRLAADAGLTDTAGWVPVAAHDFSVPGHDGIHVIGDATHAEPMPKSAYAANMQAKICAFALAAELAGETPADTQMINACYSLVAPDYGISVTEVYALNGDSIAAIQQAGGISALAADAATRQAESEYARSWYQNMVHDSFG, from the coding sequence ATGACGAAGCCCGTGATACGCCGGGTCGATGAACGTCGACGCGCGCTGCTGCGTGGCCTGACCGGCGCTACGGCGCTGGCCGCGACCGGCGTGGCACCGATCGTACGGAGTGCACCGCGGCCGCAGGTCGTCATCGCCGGCGGCGGTTTCGCCGGGGCCAGCTGCGCGCTGGCATTGCGACGTTTGGCGCCCTCGATCGACATCACGCTCATCGATCGCCAGCAGCGTTTTGTCACCGGGCCGTTCTGCAACACCGTGGTGTGCGGCCTCAACCCGGTCGAGCGCATCACCCAGACCCACGCCGCGCTGACGGCGGCCGGCGTACAAGTCGTGCATGCCGAGATCGACGGCGTGGATACGACACGGCGGGAAGCTCGCCTGGCCGACGGTCGGCGTATCGGCGGCGACCGGCTGGTGATCGCGCCGGGGATCGGCTTCGACTGGCAGGTGATCGAGGGCTATGGCCCCGAGGCGGTCGACCGTGTACCACATGCCTGGCCCGGCGGCGCATACCAGATCGGTCTGCTGCACGATCAGCTGCGCCGCATGCCGGACGACGGCCAGGTGGTCATCACCGTGCCCGACAATCCGTATCGCTGTCCGCCGGGGCCCTACGAGCGAGCCAGCCTGATCGCCTGGTTTGCCTCCCGGCACAAGCCGAACGCACGCGTCCTGCTGCTCGATGCAAAGGATCATTTCTCCAAGGAGCCGCTGTTCCGGATCGGCTGGGATGCGCGCTATCCGGACCGCGTCGAATGGCGCGGCCGACGCGACGGCGCCCGTGTCGTGGCCGTGGACGTCGACGCACGCCGGGTGACGACCGCCGGCGGAGACGAAGTGGCCGCCGACGTACTCAATATCATTCCGCCGCAGCGCGCCGGCCGATTGGCCGCCGATGCCGGACTGACCGATACAGCCGGCTGGGTGCCGGTAGCGGCACACGACTTTTCGGTGCCCGGCCACGACGGAATTCATGTGATCGGCGACGCGACCCATGCCGAACCCATGCCCAAGTCCGCCTATGCGGCAAACATGCAGGCCAAGATCTGTGCGTTCGCACTGGCGGCCGAACTGGCCGGCGAGACGCCCGCCGATACACAGATGATCAACGCCTGCTACAGCCTGGTCGCGCCCGACTACGGCATCAGCGTGACCGAGGTCTATGCCTTGAACGGCGATAGCATCGCAGCGATCCAGCAGGCCGGGGGCATTTCGGCTCTGGCGGCCGATGCCGCAACCCGGCAGGCCGAATCCGAATACGCGCGGTCCTGGTATCAGAACATGGTGCACGACAGCTTCGGCTGA
- a CDS encoding ABC transporter permease, whose amino-acid sequence MNRRWLVRAGSLVGLVVLWQIVAWIAASDVLPTPWAVLLSLVSHTLSGDLPYHLSITLARVAVAFVLAMAIGTAIGVVMGRYRQLDLMFDGALVLGLNIPALVTIILCYLWFGLNDVAAVVAVAINKIPVVVVMVREGARAVDPKLLAVAQAYRVPRRVTLRRVFLPQLYPYLMAAARSGLSLIWKIVLVVELLGRSNGVGFQLHLFYQFFDITSILAYTLAFAGVVLLIEALLMRPLEERLTRWRS is encoded by the coding sequence ATGAATCGTCGCTGGCTGGTAAGAGCCGGCTCCCTGGTCGGGCTGGTCGTGCTCTGGCAGATCGTGGCATGGATCGCCGCCAGCGATGTGCTCCCGACGCCGTGGGCAGTGCTGTTGAGTCTGGTATCACACACCCTTTCCGGGGATCTGCCCTATCATCTGTCGATCACGCTGGCCCGCGTGGCCGTCGCCTTCGTGCTGGCCATGGCCATCGGTACGGCGATCGGCGTGGTCATGGGGCGCTATCGTCAGCTCGATCTGATGTTCGACGGCGCGCTGGTGCTCGGTCTGAACATTCCCGCGCTGGTGACGATCATCCTCTGTTATCTGTGGTTCGGTCTGAACGATGTGGCGGCGGTGGTCGCGGTCGCAATCAACAAGATTCCGGTGGTTGTAGTCATGGTGCGCGAAGGCGCCCGCGCGGTCGATCCGAAACTGCTGGCGGTGGCCCAGGCCTATCGCGTGCCGCGGAGGGTGACGCTGCGGCGGGTGTTTCTGCCCCAGCTGTATCCGTATCTGATGGCGGCCGCGCGCAGCGGCCTATCGCTGATCTGGAAGATCGTGCTCGTGGTAGAACTGCTCGGGCGCAGCAATGGGGTCGGTTTCCAGCTGCATCTGTTCTATCAATTCTTCGATATCACCAGCATTCTGGCCTACACGCTGGCCTTTGCCGGGGTCGTGCTGCTCATCGAAGCGCTGCTGATGCGGCCGCTGGAAGAACGACTCACGCGGTGGCGATCATGA
- a CDS encoding transporter substrate-binding domain-containing protein, with protein sequence MTRPSRSGIRLLYALALACVLLLSACSGDDETSGTRLRVGVLEYGTVNWEMDVIQRRQLAAKHGIELEIVPLASENALAVALQGDRVDLIVSDWLWVAHQRTQNRDYQFVPYSLAVGAVMVNPGSGVQTLADLNGRKLGVAGGPVDKTWLLLQAYARKTANEDLAEAVEPTYAAPPMINRLLLDGELPAAINFWHYNARLSALGMKPLLTVKQMLAGLGVDTVPPLLGWVFSESWAADHRDALQGFFAASMEAKQVLVDSDEAWAPLRDKIKPESDAVFAAIRDGYRAGVLHHYGAAEIAAAGQLFDILAQQSGREVTGQADSLSPDVFWDGFRLP encoded by the coding sequence ATGACCCGACCGAGCCGATCCGGTATCCGGCTGCTGTATGCGCTGGCGCTGGCCTGTGTGCTGCTGCTGAGTGCGTGTTCGGGCGACGACGAAACGTCCGGCACGCGGCTGCGGGTGGGCGTGCTCGAATACGGCACGGTCAACTGGGAAATGGACGTCATCCAGCGCCGTCAGCTGGCTGCCAAGCACGGCATCGAGCTGGAAATCGTGCCGCTGGCCTCCGAGAACGCGCTGGCCGTGGCACTGCAGGGTGACCGGGTCGATCTGATCGTCTCGGACTGGCTGTGGGTGGCCCACCAGCGAACCCAGAATCGCGATTATCAGTTCGTGCCGTATTCGCTTGCAGTGGGCGCGGTGATGGTCAATCCGGGCTCGGGCGTGCAGACGCTCGCCGATCTGAACGGTCGCAAGCTGGGCGTGGCCGGCGGCCCGGTCGACAAGACCTGGCTGCTGCTCCAGGCGTACGCGCGCAAGACTGCGAACGAGGATCTGGCCGAAGCCGTCGAGCCGACGTATGCCGCGCCGCCGATGATCAACCGTCTGCTGCTCGACGGCGAGCTGCCGGCCGCCATCAATTTCTGGCATTACAACGCGCGGCTGTCCGCGCTCGGTATGAAGCCGCTGCTCACCGTCAAGCAGATGCTCGCCGGGCTTGGGGTGGACACGGTGCCGCCACTGCTGGGCTGGGTGTTTTCCGAATCCTGGGCAGCCGACCATCGCGACGCGCTGCAGGGATTTTTCGCGGCCAGCATGGAAGCCAAACAGGTGCTGGTCGATTCGGACGAGGCCTGGGCGCCGTTGCGCGACAAGATCAAGCCGGAAAGTGATGCGGTGTTCGCCGCCATTCGCGACGGCTACCGGGCGGGTGTGCTGCATCATTACGGCGCCGCCGAGATAGCGGCCGCCGGTCAGCTGTTCGATATCCTCGCTCAGCAGAGTGGACGCGAGGTCACCGGTCAGGCTGACTCGCTGTCGCCGGATGTGTTCTGGGATGGCTTTCGCCTGCCATGA
- a CDS encoding ABC transporter ATP-binding protein: MSVESPNGVSPVTDGLHIVIREKRFGRTPVIGPVDFQAAAGEFVAVVGPSGAGKSTLLSLVAGLDDDYDGEITWNGEPLSTPGRSPARLGMMFQEPRLMPWLSALDNVRLVESGRRAGEPGFISRAVELLEEVGLGQALDVWPNHLSGGMQRRVALARAFTVEPRLLLMDEPFVSLDMPTGNRLRQSLLGLCERHRPLVLFVTHDLREALALADRILFMGDTPARVMLDYRVDIPRNRNLESAEVAQAQQALLGRYPDLLSGILQDRPDEAACDYNEDNR; encoded by the coding sequence ATGAGCGTTGAATCACCTAACGGCGTGTCGCCTGTCACCGACGGGTTGCATATCGTCATCCGGGAGAAGCGTTTCGGCCGGACGCCGGTGATCGGGCCGGTCGATTTTCAGGCCGCGGCCGGCGAGTTCGTGGCCGTGGTGGGGCCATCGGGCGCCGGCAAGAGCACGTTGCTGAGCCTGGTCGCCGGCCTGGACGACGACTACGACGGCGAGATCACCTGGAACGGCGAGCCGCTGTCCACGCCGGGTCGTTCGCCGGCGCGGCTGGGCATGATGTTTCAAGAGCCCAGGCTCATGCCCTGGCTCAGCGCGCTGGACAATGTCCGGTTGGTGGAGTCCGGCCGCCGTGCCGGCGAACCGGGCTTTATCTCCCGAGCTGTGGAACTGCTCGAAGAAGTGGGTCTCGGCCAGGCGCTGGACGTCTGGCCGAATCATCTGTCCGGGGGCATGCAGCGACGGGTTGCGCTGGCTCGTGCGTTCACGGTCGAACCGCGTCTGCTGCTCATGGACGAGCCGTTCGTATCCCTGGACATGCCCACCGGCAACCGCCTTCGCCAATCGCTGCTGGGACTGTGCGAGCGCCACCGGCCGCTGGTGCTGTTCGTCACCCATGATTTGCGCGAAGCGCTGGCGCTGGCCGATCGCATTCTGTTCATGGGCGACACGCCGGCGCGTGTCATGCTCGACTATCGGGTCGACATACCGCGCAATCGCAACCTCGAAAGCGCCGAGGTTGCACAGGCCCAGCAGGCGCTTTTGGGACGTTATCCCGACCTGCTGTCAGGCATACTTCAGGACAGGCCCGACGAGGCGGCCTGCGATTATAACGAGGACAACCGATGA
- a CDS encoding PQQ-dependent catabolism-associated beta-propeller protein has translation MRVRTLLPGLAVAAGLLTSPALWAAGTGHVFVSSEDDDIVTVFDGKTMEPVGRIKTEERPRWLAFSPDHTKLYVAAGDGDAIDIIDVAQMKVTGRIPDIDDPEIFAIGASGERLYISNEDDAQFTIYDLGSKKVIARIDVGQEPEGVLATPDGKTAYVTSEVANMVHRVDLASHEIVANIVVGNRPRRFALTEDGKHLWVTNELSGSVSIIDTDTNKVVDTIKFEPKGFRAEDVTPVGIALSKDGKQAFVTLGRANHVAFVDTASHEVEDYVLVGARAWGVAQSNDGKQLYVTNGLSDDLSIVDIADKKQLRSIPAGRRPHSVVVDTEAGGS, from the coding sequence ATGCGAGTCCGTACATTGCTGCCCGGCCTGGCGGTGGCCGCCGGGCTTTTGACCAGTCCGGCCCTTTGGGCGGCCGGCACGGGCCATGTGTTCGTCTCCAGCGAGGACGACGATATCGTGACCGTGTTCGACGGCAAGACCATGGAGCCGGTCGGCCGGATCAAGACCGAGGAAAGGCCGCGCTGGCTGGCGTTTTCGCCCGATCATACGAAACTCTATGTCGCGGCCGGCGACGGCGATGCCATCGACATCATCGACGTTGCGCAGATGAAGGTCACCGGCCGCATACCCGATATCGATGACCCGGAGATCTTCGCCATCGGTGCCTCGGGCGAGCGTCTGTATATCTCCAACGAGGACGACGCCCAGTTCACCATCTACGATCTGGGCTCGAAAAAGGTGATCGCGCGTATCGATGTCGGTCAGGAGCCGGAGGGCGTGCTCGCGACCCCGGATGGCAAGACCGCCTATGTCACCTCGGAAGTGGCCAACATGGTCCATCGGGTCGATCTGGCCTCCCACGAGATCGTGGCCAACATCGTGGTCGGCAACCGGCCGCGCCGTTTTGCTCTGACCGAGGACGGCAAGCATCTGTGGGTGACCAACGAGCTGTCGGGCTCGGTGAGCATCATCGACACCGATACCAATAAGGTTGTCGACACGATCAAGTTCGAGCCAAAGGGTTTCCGCGCCGAGGACGTCACACCCGTAGGCATCGCGCTGTCCAAGGATGGCAAGCAGGCGTTTGTGACGCTCGGCCGGGCCAACCATGTCGCGTTCGTCGACACCGCAAGCCACGAGGTCGAAGACTATGTCCTGGTCGGTGCGCGCGCGTGGGGCGTGGCGCAATCCAACGATGGCAAGCAGCTGTACGTGACCAACGGCTTGTCCGATGATCTGTCGATCGTCGATATCGCGGACAAGAAACAGCTGCGCTCGATTCCGGCCGGCCGGCGCCCGCATAGTGTGGTCGTGGACACCGAGGCTGGCGGCTCATGA
- a CDS encoding c-type cytochrome — protein MSADAPIAQTAAACTACHGTDGRSTGAIPSLAGMDTHVFIQRMQAFKQGRGTIMNRIAPGYDDARTAALAAYFAQQTGRETSHDEARDTPGR, from the coding sequence ATGAGCGCGGACGCGCCGATCGCCCAGACCGCCGCGGCCTGTACAGCCTGTCACGGAACCGACGGCCGCAGCACAGGCGCCATCCCCTCGCTGGCGGGCATGGATACCCACGTGTTCATCCAGCGCATGCAGGCATTCAAGCAAGGCCGGGGCACGATCATGAATCGTATCGCCCCCGGCTACGACGATGCCCGTACGGCCGCTCTGGCCGCCTATTTCGCGCAGCAGACAGGCCGCGAGACAAGCCATGACGAAGCCCGTGATACGCCGGGTCGATGA
- a CDS encoding quinoprotein dehydrogenase-associated SoxYZ-like carrier, which yields MKRAFVIWIVLTLCAPTIAVAADVPADPLDSSQWVYMARKFFKDQPVVFDERVRVAAPAYAEDSLHTPVQISAPGLEGVEHVLVFADMSPITRVLDYYPLQADPSIGFSFKIQQATPIRAAMRTRDGIWHVGGVWIDAQGGGCTAPSVASANPIWETRLGETTARLWPVRDGSRRLKFRIVHPMDTGLAAGIPEFFISQIELLGADGQPLARLKPYEPVSENPVFTLDLDAAGPVTLVGRDNNGNRFQARVAEPSS from the coding sequence ATGAAGCGGGCTTTCGTCATCTGGATCGTGCTGACGCTGTGTGCGCCGACGATCGCGGTCGCCGCCGATGTGCCTGCCGATCCGCTGGATTCGTCGCAATGGGTCTATATGGCCCGCAAGTTCTTCAAGGACCAGCCCGTGGTGTTCGACGAGCGCGTGCGCGTCGCGGCACCGGCCTATGCCGAGGACTCGCTGCATACGCCGGTCCAGATCAGCGCGCCGGGTCTCGAGGGGGTCGAACACGTGCTGGTTTTTGCCGACATGAGTCCGATTACCCGCGTCCTGGACTACTATCCGCTCCAGGCGGATCCGTCGATCGGGTTTTCGTTCAAGATCCAGCAGGCCACCCCGATCCGTGCGGCCATGCGTACCCGCGATGGTATCTGGCATGTCGGTGGTGTCTGGATCGATGCCCAGGGCGGGGGCTGTACCGCACCCAGTGTGGCCAGTGCCAATCCGATCTGGGAAACACGGCTGGGCGAGACCACTGCTCGCCTGTGGCCGGTCCGTGACGGTAGCCGGCGGCTGAAGTTCCGGATCGTTCACCCGATGGATACCGGTCTGGCCGCAGGTATCCCGGAATTCTTCATTTCGCAGATCGAACTCCTGGGTGCGGACGGTCAGCCCCTGGCTCGGCTCAAGCCCTACGAGCCGGTATCCGAAAACCCGGTGTTCACGCTCGATCTGGACGCCGCGGGGCCGGTCACGCTCGTCGGCCGTGACAACAACGGCAACCGCTTCCAGGCCCGCGTGGCCGAACCGTCCTCATGA
- a CDS encoding MotA/TolQ/ExbB proton channel family protein, with translation MAVSLTRFKARAPGTASYHVFQQWLIITGVLLFGLWVAQQYHVVSALIAGDSTRVSLLIALIFVVTWAYCGIRSAWLSREAARFDAIVIATRGGDSLRLDGDDRVRIGDHAQPDSAAGAYLASLLHVHAHRGGEPPDTLVDVLGERLAGSHEMGWFICGLLIKLGLLGTVIGFIVMLATVDSTQSFDVAAIQQLLVGMSQGMRVALYTTLVGLATSMVLSLHYLLLDRAADRLQTRIVIFAQQHPFGTRGH, from the coding sequence ATGGCGGTCTCGCTGACCCGCTTCAAGGCGCGTGCGCCGGGCACGGCGTCCTATCATGTATTCCAGCAGTGGCTGATTATCACCGGCGTGCTGTTGTTCGGGCTATGGGTTGCCCAGCAGTACCATGTGGTCAGCGCACTGATCGCCGGTGACAGTACGCGCGTGAGCCTGCTGATCGCGCTCATTTTCGTGGTCACCTGGGCCTACTGCGGCATACGCAGCGCCTGGTTGTCACGCGAGGCCGCGCGGTTCGATGCGATCGTCATCGCCACTCGAGGCGGCGATAGCCTGCGCCTGGACGGCGACGACCGTGTGCGAATCGGCGATCATGCACAGCCCGACAGCGCGGCCGGGGCCTATCTCGCGTCGCTGCTGCACGTACATGCCCATCGCGGCGGCGAACCGCCGGATACGCTGGTCGACGTGCTCGGCGAGCGCCTAGCCGGCAGTCATGAAATGGGCTGGTTCATCTGTGGCCTGTTGATCAAGCTCGGTCTTCTGGGCACGGTGATCGGCTTCATCGTGATGCTCGCCACCGTCGACAGTACGCAGTCTTTCGACGTGGCCGCCATCCAGCAGCTGCTGGTCGGCATGAGCCAGGGCATGCGTGTTGCGCTCTACACCACCCTTGTCGGTCTGGCCACGAGCATGGTGTTGAGCCTGCACTATCTGCTGCTCGACCGGGCTGCCGACCGGCTGCAGACACGCATCGTGATCTTCGCCCAGCAACACCCGTTCGGCACGCGCGGCCACTGA
- a CDS encoding ABC transporter ATP-binding protein — protein MSDAQSPAVALSVDRVSKSYGSLKALDELSLTVPRGEFVALLGPNGAGKSTLFQLLTGLFVPDTGEIEVAGHDMRRDARAALAKLGVVFQQPTLDLDLSVIANLRFHARLHGMGRSARTRIDDELARIGQAERARDPARALSGGNRRKIELARALLHEPSLLLMDEPTVGLDPGSRELLLDYVHQLCRERGMGVLWATHLVDEAERAHRVIVLHKGRRIAVDTPRALCEQTDTTSLGEAFLALTGEAPRKKEETV, from the coding sequence ATGAGCGACGCGCAATCCCCGGCGGTGGCGCTGTCGGTCGACCGGGTCAGCAAATCCTATGGCAGCCTGAAGGCACTGGACGAGCTGTCGTTGACCGTGCCCAGGGGCGAGTTCGTGGCACTGCTGGGCCCCAACGGCGCCGGCAAGAGCACTCTGTTTCAGCTGCTGACCGGGTTGTTCGTGCCCGATACCGGCGAAATCGAGGTGGCTGGCCACGACATGCGCCGCGATGCCCGCGCAGCCCTGGCCAAGCTGGGCGTGGTCTTCCAACAGCCCACGCTCGACCTGGACCTTTCGGTCATCGCCAACCTGCGTTTTCATGCTCGACTGCACGGCATGGGCCGAAGCGCGCGTACGCGTATCGACGATGAGCTTGCGCGTATCGGTCAGGCCGAGCGGGCACGGGATCCGGCGCGTGCGCTGTCCGGCGGCAACCGGCGCAAGATCGAGCTTGCGCGGGCGCTGCTGCACGAGCCGTCGCTGCTGCTCATGGATGAGCCCACGGTAGGGCTCGATCCGGGCTCGCGCGAACTGCTGCTGGATTATGTTCACCAACTGTGTCGCGAACGCGGCATGGGCGTGCTCTGGGCGACCCATCTGGTCGATGAAGCCGAACGCGCCCACCGGGTGATCGTGCTTCACAAGGGCCGGCGCATCGCGGTGGATACGCCGCGCGCGCTATGCGAACAGACCGATACGACATCGCTGGGCGAGGCCTTTCTGGCTCTGACCGGCGAAGCACCACGAAAAAAAGAGGAGACCGTCTGA
- a CDS encoding quinoprotein relay system zinc metallohydrolase 1: MIALAKRLRWRVLVGLGMVLCHSAAAFAADYYDLHPQQIAADTYVFYGAQENFSFDNHGAIANTGFIVTDAGVIVIDTGPSRLYGRAMRAAIARVTDRPIAQVYITHAHPDHFLGNNAFEDVPIATLAGTIDQIKRIGPDLASNLYNLVGPAMRGTTARAPDQVVADGDTVVFGRHRLSLIGMRGHTGADLMVLDRTTGVLFAGDIAFYQRAATTPNADIARWEQSLAAAEQLDFRYLVPGHGPVTEDGAPLLQTAAYLNWLVSHFEAAAAVGRSEAEVLYDRLPPRWARLAVEPSEYQRSVSHLYPAIEQRSLSAPRAEGGAAAGS; the protein is encoded by the coding sequence ATGATCGCGCTCGCGAAACGTCTGCGATGGCGTGTCCTGGTCGGACTGGGCATGGTCTTGTGCCATAGCGCCGCCGCATTCGCCGCCGACTACTACGATCTGCACCCGCAGCAGATCGCCGCGGACACCTACGTGTTCTACGGTGCGCAGGAGAATTTCAGCTTCGACAATCACGGCGCAATCGCCAATACGGGCTTCATCGTCACCGATGCGGGTGTGATTGTCATCGATACCGGGCCGTCGCGCCTCTACGGCCGGGCGATGCGCGCTGCGATCGCCAGAGTTACCGATCGGCCGATCGCACAGGTCTATATCACCCACGCGCATCCGGATCACTTTCTCGGCAACAACGCCTTCGAGGACGTGCCGATCGCCACGCTGGCCGGCACCATCGATCAGATCAAGCGTATCGGCCCGGATCTGGCCAGTAATCTGTACAACCTCGTCGGGCCGGCGATGCGGGGCACGACCGCGCGCGCGCCGGATCAGGTCGTGGCCGATGGCGATACGGTGGTGTTCGGCCGGCATCGATTGTCGTTGATCGGCATGCGTGGCCATACCGGTGCGGATCTGATGGTCCTGGATCGCACGACCGGCGTGTTGTTCGCGGGCGATATCGCCTTCTACCAGCGCGCCGCGACGACGCCGAATGCCGATATCGCACGCTGGGAGCAGAGCTTGGCTGCGGCCGAGCAGCTCGACTTCAGGTATCTCGTGCCCGGCCATGGGCCGGTCACCGAAGATGGCGCGCCGCTGTTGCAGACCGCGGCCTACCTGAATTGGCTGGTTTCGCATTTCGAAGCCGCTGCCGCGGTCGGCCGTAGCGAGGCCGAAGTGCTATACGATCGGCTGCCGCCGCGATGGGCCCGACTGGCGGTCGAGCCCAGTGAATACCAGCGCTCGGTATCGCATCTCTATCCAGCGATCGAGCAACGGTCGCTGTCGGCGCCGCGTGCCGAGGGCGGCGCCGCGGCCGGTAGCTGA